CCCGAGAGGAGCGACGAGGCGTGCTGACCTTTACAGATAAGGCCCGCGAGATGGTGCTCGAGTTCATGGATCAGGGGGGCGAGGAACTCAAGGCCCTCCGAATCCATGTGAGCCAGGGGGGGAGCCCGATGGCCCCCTCATTCGAGATGACGCTCGTGGAAGACGGCGACCGGGGAGAATCCGATCTGACGGTGGACGGAGGCGGCTTCACCGTCCTCGTAGATTCGGAGAGCGCGGAGAGGCTCGGAGAGGCCACGGTGGACTTCGTCGAGCGGGTGAACGAAAGCGGCTTCGAGATCACGCCGGCCCGCGTCGCACCGACCCGCAAGCTTCCCGAAGGCCCCTTCGCCGAAAAGGTGCTGGCAATCCTGGAGGAACAGGTGAATCCGGCGATCGCGGCCCATGGCGGGCGGATCGAGCTCCGGGACGTGAAGGGAACGGAGATCTACATGGAGATGACCGGGGGGTGCCAGGGATGTGCGATGTCCCGGATGACTCTGCGGCAGGGCGTCGAACGCACGATTCGCCAGGCGATCCCAGAGATCACCGCGATCCACGACGTCACCGACCACGCCTCCGGCGAGAACCCCTACTTTTCCGAGTGAAGCTCCGGCAACGCGCTTCCCTGCCTCCCGATCATCCGGGACGGCGCCCCGCGGCGCGCGTTGCCGCCCTCCTCGCGGCGGCCCTTCTCCTCTCGCCCGCATGGGCGGGGGCACAGGAGACGACCGCCGCCCTCGCGGTGCCCCGGGTCGGCCCCCTCGAGGGAGTCGTCCTCGCCGCGGGCGGAGGGACCCTCGGACCCGAGATCTGGGCGCGCTTCGTCGACGAGGCGGGTGGTGAAGCCTCCCGCATCGTCCTGATTCCCACCGCTGCGACGGACGAAGAGTTCGCGGGAGATCCGACGGTCCTCCGCGCGCTCTCGGACGCGGGCGCCACCTCCGTCGTCGTCCTCCACACCCGCGATCGCACCCTCGCCGATTCGGAGTCCTTCGTCGCCCCGCTGCGGGAGGCCACCGGAGTCTGGATTTCGGGGGGGCGCCAGCACCGCCTCGTGGAGGCGTATCTGGACACGCGCGTGCAGGAGGCGCTCTTCGAAGTTCTCCAACGGGGCGGGATCGTCGGAGGAAGCTCGGCGGGCGCCTCGATCCTGGCCTCCTTCCTCGTCCGCGGGGACCCGGAGACAAACGAGCGGGTCATGTCCGCCGAGTACCGAACCGGATTCGGGTTCCTCGACCGCGCGGCCGTGGACCAACACCTCCTCGCGCGCGGCCGCCAGGAGGACCTCTGGTCGGTCCTGGATCTCCGTCCCGAACTCCTAGGCATCGGCGTGGACGAAGGGACCGCCGTCGTCGTCCAGGGGGATGTGGCCGAGGTGCTCGGGACGAGCCAGGTCATCTTCTACGACGCCACCGGACCGGAGCGGCGGCGAGAATTGCTCGAGGGCGGAGACCTCTTCGACTTATTGAAGCGAATCCCGCTCACAGGTGATGTGAACCTGGAGACCGCAGGGGCGGCGGCGGCATCGCACTGAGAGACAAGGATGCCGGCTACTCGAAGTACAGCCGACTCACCGTTTCAGCCACGCAAGCGGGCTTGTCGCCTCCTTCGATCTCCACGGTAACTTCCCGCACGATCTGCAATCCGCCGGCGACCTCGGCGACTTCCTTCAGCGTGCTTCGCGCCCGGATCCGCGCCCCGGCCTTCACGGGCGCAGGAAAGCGCACCCGGTTGAGCCCGTAATTCACGCTCAGCCTCACGCCCGGAAGGGGTGGTTGGGCGCCGATCCCCGCGGACGTCAGCATGGGAAGCATGGAGAGGGTCAGGAAGCCGTGTGCGATGGGCGACTTGTAGGGTGACTCGCGTTTGGCGCGCTCCACATCCACATG
This portion of the Gemmatimonadota bacterium genome encodes:
- a CDS encoding NifU family protein codes for the protein MLTFTDKAREMVLEFMDQGGEELKALRIHVSQGGSPMAPSFEMTLVEDGDRGESDLTVDGGGFTVLVDSESAERLGEATVDFVERVNESGFEITPARVAPTRKLPEGPFAEKVLAILEEQVNPAIAAHGGRIELRDVKGTEIYMEMTGGCQGCAMSRMTLRQGVERTIRQAIPEITAIHDVTDHASGENPYFSE
- a CDS encoding cyanophycinase, producing the protein MKLRQRASLPPDHPGRRPAARVAALLAAALLLSPAWAGAQETTAALAVPRVGPLEGVVLAAGGGTLGPEIWARFVDEAGGEASRIVLIPTAATDEEFAGDPTVLRALSDAGATSVVVLHTRDRTLADSESFVAPLREATGVWISGGRQHRLVEAYLDTRVQEALFEVLQRGGIVGGSSAGASILASFLVRGDPETNERVMSAEYRTGFGFLDRAAVDQHLLARGRQEDLWSVLDLRPELLGIGVDEGTAVVVQGDVAEVLGTSQVIFYDATGPERRRELLEGGDLFDLLKRIPLTGDVNLETAGAAAASH
- a CDS encoding MaoC family dehydratase, with product MSKEIVLEQLRPQVGRETLVSDWATVDQSRIDLFAEATGDHQWIHVDVERAKRESPYKSPIAHGFLTLSMLPMLTSAGIGAQPPLPGVRLSVNYGLNRVRFPAPVKAGARIRARSTLKEVAEVAGGLQIVREVTVEIEGGDKPACVAETVSRLYFE